From the genome of Nocardioides ginsengisegetis:
GAAGCCGACAGGAAGCCGGCCTCTGCCGAGGCGGCCCGTCGGATCTGTGCGGCCCTCACCGCAGCGTTCCCCGCCCCGTCCCACCCGCGCGTGCAGGTCGACGTCTGGAAGGCGATCACCAACCCGAGCCCCATTGAGTTGGAGGAGACGGCATGACCCCCACCGAGTACGGCGAGCACCTCGCCTTGACGTGGCCCCCGCTCACTGAGGAGCAGATCGAGTCCGCGGCCCGCATCCTCGCCAGCGTCGAGGCTGAGGGGATGGCGGCGTGAACCGCCACCAGGGCGAGACGCTGGGCGAGTGGCGCGCCCGCTGTGACGCGATGGCCGAGCGCCACGAGGCCGCGGAGAACTACGTCTACCGCGCCTTCGACGATGCGGGCCGACTCCTCTACATCGGATGCTCGCTCAACGTCGAGCAGCGCCTCACGGTCCACCGTCGCGAGTCCGACTGGTTCCGCTACTGCAACACGCTCCGCCTCGCGGGCCCGTACCGCCGCAGCGAGGCGATGCGACTCGAGCGCGATGCAATCGAGTCCGAGGGCTCCTACTTCAACAGCCCCATGTCGAACATGCGGCTCTACCAGTTGGGGTCGCCGGAGCACGTCACGGCCACCCAGCGCCTCGAGCGCTACCTGGCCGCCCGAGCTGATCGCGAGGTGGCCGCATGAACGCCACCCTCCAGCGCATCGCCGACCTCGCCGTGGGCTGTCTGTTCTTTGTCGCGTTCCTTCCGGCGCGTCTGGCTGATCGTTCGTTCACGTCGTGGGCGAACCGGACGGGCGGCGACCGATGAGCGTCTACATCGCCACTGTCGCTGTCTGGGTGTTCCTTGGTGGCTGCGTTGTTGCGGCGGCCCAGCGATGACCGCCGAGATCCTGCGCCGGGCTGCTGCGTTGATGCGCGAGCGGGCTTCACGCGCTGAGGCTCGGCGCTGGTATCCATCGGACGAACACGACGGCATGGACGAGATCCACTGGTGGGACATCACCGCGGCGCTTCCTGGGGACGATGACGACCCGATCAACGAGTTCGTGGACTCGTGGCACCCCACCGTCGCGCTCGCCGTGGCCGATTGGCTGGACTCCGAGGTTATGGCCTTCGACCTCCTTTACGTTGCTGGCTACACGAAGGTCGAGGCGGCCAAGACGCTCTCTCGACACGCCCTCACTGTCGCCCGCGCCTTTCTCGGCGAGTCGGCATGACCGCCCTCACCGGCGGCGAGCGCGAGTTGCTGGCATCGGCGCTCTGCGAGATCGAGAACCCGACCGTCGAGTGGTCGAGCGTGGGCGAAGGAATCCGCGACATCTACCTGCGCCGGATCGACAGCCTCGCGCCCACCGTCGAGTGGATCATCGCCCGCCACCTCTCGACCGCAGCGTCCGCGATCGACACCCGCCGCCACACCTACGTGCAGTCGGGTGGCCTACCCGAGCTCATCCCCAGCAACCACGCGGACGCTGAACGACTCGGCCACCCCGACGGCCTGGCTGCTGCTGCCGAGATCATCCGCGCACTCGCAGCCCCACAGACACCCGACGCGGATCTGCGGCCGTAGCCCTATCCGCGGAGGGCCAGACGTGGCCGGGCCCGTTCAGGGGCGTCACCCGGCCGCACCAACGAAAGAAGCCCCCGCTGCTGGCAAGAGCGGCGGGGGCAGGAAAGAACTCCTACTAGAAGGGTACGACATGAACGACCAGATCGAATTCCAGCCGTGGCCGAAGATCGCCCGGCTCAACCGCGACATCACCATCACCGAGAAGATCGACGGCACCAACGCCGCAGTCATCGTCGGCGAGGACCTCACTGTCGCGGCGCAGTCACGCAAGCGACTCATCACCCCGGATGACGACAACTTCGGGTTCGCTCGCTGGGTCTACGAGAACGGCGAGGCGCTGGCTTCGCTGCTCGGCCCCGGTCGCCACTTCGGCGAGTGGTGGGGCTCTGGCATCCAGCGGGGCTACGGGCTGACGAAGGGCGAGAAGCGGTTCTCGTTGTTCAACACGGCACGCTATGCCGACGCCGACTTCTCCGAGGTCGCGGGCATGGGCCTCGTTCCAGTGCTCTACCAGGGCGCATTCTCTCAGCACGCGGTCGAGGACCAGATCGATCGCCTCGATCAGCTCGGCTCAGTCGCTGCTCCCGGCTTCTTCGATCCCGAGGGCGTCATCGTCTTCCACTCTGCCGCGCAGCAGATGTTCAAGGTCACCATCAAGGGCGACGAGGCCCCGAAGTCGCTGGCTGGTGCGGCATGAACCACGAGCCGTCCGATGAGCCAACCCGGCCTGCAACCCTCGTGTCCCGCAGCAAGTTCGAGTCCCTGGCGACCACGATCCACGGCGCTGTCATCGAGTGCACCGCCGACGCCTACTTCCTCGACTACAACGGGCGGACCTACACGACGCCGCGGAAGGTCGTGGCGGCATGAGCGCCGACAACTGGGGCGTCTGCCCGCAGTGCAAGGTGTCCCGCGAGCGCGACATCGCCAACACCGAGCGGGCAGTCGCCGAGACCTACGGGAAGGTGTCGGTCGAGAAGTTCGATGACGCGCGAGCCCGCCTAGAGGCAAAGCGGGCCGAGCCCATCCAGTACACGCTTCGCGAGGACTACGAGATGGGCCTCGATGAAGATGGCGAGTTCTACGTCATCTACTCCGGCGGGTGCCGCGAGTGCGGACTGACCCACAAGTTCAAGCACTCCGAGCAGGTCGACCTCACCGGCGGTGCCGCATGAAGCGCCGGACCTACCGACTCCCCGAGAGCCAGCTGCGTCACCTCGTGGGCGTCTCCGCACTCCACGACGGCGACTGTGTCCGCTGCCCCGACCCGATCCTC
Proteins encoded in this window:
- a CDS encoding GIY-YIG nuclease family protein → MNRHQGETLGEWRARCDAMAERHEAAENYVYRAFDDAGRLLYIGCSLNVEQRLTVHRRESDWFRYCNTLRLAGPYRRSEAMRLERDAIESEGSYFNSPMSNMRLYQLGSPEHVTATQRLERYLAARADREVAA
- a CDS encoding helix-turn-helix domain-containing protein, encoding MDERSLNGAAVKALREALRLPGGEFAIKCGMSHGQLSNIEADRKPASAEAARRICAALTAAFPAPSHPRVQVDVWKAITNPSPIELEETA
- a CDS encoding RNA ligase family protein; protein product: MNDQIEFQPWPKIARLNRDITITEKIDGTNAAVIVGEDLTVAAQSRKRLITPDDDNFGFARWVYENGEALASLLGPGRHFGEWWGSGIQRGYGLTKGEKRFSLFNTARYADADFSEVAGMGLVPVLYQGAFSQHAVEDQIDRLDQLGSVAAPGFFDPEGVIVFHSAAQQMFKVTIKGDEAPKSLAGAA